The Streptomyces rimosus genomic interval GTACTGAGGAGTCTCGTCGCCGCTGCGGCGGTACGTTTCGGTCATGAACCCGACTGTGCGGGCCGACCATGAGAACCGTCTGAGAAGGCCCTGAGAGGCCCGACAGAAGTAGGTATGCCCGGTGTAAGGAAGATCAGCGGCGGGGAGTCGCCGACCCGGTCGGGGGCGGCCGCCCGGGTCAGGCGCGGGGCGACTGGTCGACGCTCGGCACCGAGCCGCCGGCCGCCGGGCCGCAGCCGCACGAGCCCCGGACCACCAGCCGCGCCGGGAACTGCCGCAGCCGCTCGCGCCGCGAGCCGACCACCCGCAGGCCGTCGTCCAGCACCAGGTCCACCGCGGCCCGCGCCATCGCCACCCGGTCCGAGGCGACCGTGGTCAGCGGCGGGTCGGTCAGCGCGGCTTCCTTGACGTCGTCGAACCCGGCCACGGCCAGTTCGCCCGGTACGTCGATGCGCAGCTCGCGGGCGGCCCGCAGGACGCCGATCGCCTGGTCGTCGGTGGCGCACATGATGGCCGGCGGCCGGTCCGGTCCGGAGAGCAGGCCCAGGGCGACCCGGTAGGCGTCGTAGCGGTTGTACGGCGCCTGGAAATACCGGCCTTCGAGGGACTTTCCGGACTCCGACATCGCCCGGCGCCAGCCCTCCAGGTGGTCGGTGACCGGGTCGCCGGACTTCGGCGTCTCTTCCGTGCCGCCGAGGAAGGCGACGTAAGGGTGGCCGTGCTCCAGCAGGTGCCGGGTCGCCAGTTGCGCGCCGCCGACGTCGTCCGTCATCACGGCCACGTCGTCGATCGCGTCAGGTCGCCGGTGCAGCAGGACCACCCGGGCGTCCCAGGCGTCGATCTCGGCGGCGGCGTGCTCGCTGGGCCCCTGGCTGATCAGGATCAGGCCCGCCACGCGCATCCCCAAGAAAGCACGCAAATAGTGCACTTCGCGCTCGTCCAGGTAGTCGGCGTTGCCGACCAGGACCATCTTCCCGCGCTCGGCGGCAGCCTGCTCGACGGCGTGCGCCATCTCCGCGAAGAACGGCTGCCGGGTGTCCGGCACGATCAGTCCTATGAGGTCCGTGCGCCGGGACGCCATCGCCTGGGCCACCCGGTCCGGGCGGTACCCCAGCTCCTTGATCGCGGCGAGCACCCGCTCGCGCGTGGCCGGGGCGACCGGCCTCGGTCCGTTGTTGATGACGTAACTCACCACGGCGGTCGAGGTACCCGCCAGTTTTGCCACATCATCCCGCGTCACCTTGGCCACGCGCGGCAGTCTACGCGGGTGGTTCTACCGCTCGGCAGGCCGAGCGGCAGCGGCTTCTCTCCCGGCACCGGCGCGCGAGGGCGCCGTGCGGCGCGCGCCCGCGCCCGCGCCGTCCTCCGAGCCGTCGCCGTTCGCCGCGGCCCGGCCGCCGCGCTTGTCCTGCGGCTCCCGGTCCTCCGCCGCGCGCTCGGGCTTCTCCGGGGTCACGAAGCGGTACCCGACGTTGCGCACGGTGCCGATCAGCGACTCGTGCTCCGGGCCGAGCTTCGCGCGAAGGCGCCGTACGTGGACGTCGACGGTGCGCGTACCGCCGAAGTAGTCGTAACCCCAGACCTCTTGCAGCAGCTGGGCGCGGGTGAAGACCCGGCCCGGGTGCTGCGCCAGGTACTTCAGCAGCTCGAACTCCTTGAAGGTCAGGTCCAGGACCCGGCCCTTGAGCTTGGCGCTGTAGGTCGCCTCGTCCACCGACAGATCGCCGTTGCGGATCTCCATCGGGCAGTCGTCGGCGGTGATCTGCTGGCGGCCCATGGCCAGCCGCAGCCGGGCCTCGACCTCGGCCGGGCCCGCGGTGTCCAGCAGGACGTCGTCGATGCCCCAGTCCGCGGTGACGGCCGCCAGACCGCCCTCGGTCACCACCAGCACCAGCGGGCAGCCGGGCCCGGTGGAGCGCAGCAGCTGGCACAGCGACCGTACGTGCGGCAGGTCACGCCGCCCGTCGATCAGTATGACGTCGGCCCCGGGGGTGTCCACCAGGGCCGGCCCCTCGGCGGGGGCGACCCGCACGCTGTGGAGCAGCAGGCCGAGCGCGGGCAGCACCTCCGTCGAGGGCTGGAGGGCGTTGGTCAGGAGCAGCAGCGAGCTCATCGCCGATCACCCGCCCGGGCCCCGGCCGGCCGTTTACTGCCCTTTGTGTCCTGCACGCTTCGCTCGCCCAT includes:
- a CDS encoding response regulator transcription factor, producing MSSLLLLTNALQPSTEVLPALGLLLHSVRVAPAEGPALVDTPGADVILIDGRRDLPHVRSLCQLLRSTGPGCPLVLVVTEGGLAAVTADWGIDDVLLDTAGPAEVEARLRLAMGRQQITADDCPMEIRNGDLSVDEATYSAKLKGRVLDLTFKEFELLKYLAQHPGRVFTRAQLLQEVWGYDYFGGTRTVDVHVRRLRAKLGPEHESLIGTVRNVGYRFVTPEKPERAAEDREPQDKRGGRAAANGDGSEDGAGAGARRTAPSRAGAGREAAAARPAER
- a CDS encoding LacI family DNA-binding transcriptional regulator yields the protein MAKVTRDDVAKLAGTSTAVVSYVINNGPRPVAPATRERVLAAIKELGYRPDRVAQAMASRRTDLIGLIVPDTRQPFFAEMAHAVEQAAAERGKMVLVGNADYLDEREVHYLRAFLGMRVAGLILISQGPSEHAAAEIDAWDARVVLLHRRPDAIDDVAVMTDDVGGAQLATRHLLEHGHPYVAFLGGTEETPKSGDPVTDHLEGWRRAMSESGKSLEGRYFQAPYNRYDAYRVALGLLSGPDRPPAIMCATDDQAIGVLRAARELRIDVPGELAVAGFDDVKEAALTDPPLTTVASDRVAMARAAVDLVLDDGLRVVGSRRERLRQFPARLVVRGSCGCGPAAGGSVPSVDQSPRA